The Ranitomeya variabilis isolate aRanVar5 chromosome 7, aRanVar5.hap1, whole genome shotgun sequence genome includes a window with the following:
- the LOC143785503 gene encoding uncharacterized protein LOC143785503 — translation MALQPEVRHSPEPEKRRAAKFQLKAVAMRSGGEGRCDDTASLEAAVPEERSVIVISDDEGEVSLGLGNSVLLIEDAGEDSILQEKKTLEVLDEELAITFSRKAHVMPHARYDCSMHPFTRFEEETQIPIEKNASFCAECYCYLCDKPASECLHWTAPEYCHCNAHNKSQYWKQQRDVALVGVLTVFNLDLTEIDTELKEGGNKLHCFLLDLWPVYQEYLKGSLLKRDTVERCLCSCHKGKAVNHKCNMCALNHTLVKFFNYTQVHKTVTDFLNHIDEEKPKAAAVMLLGTAKELIIHKVLPNPFTLKDPLANIKDSSVNLMTRIMTTLQRLLVLKEYPKTLYDKFVGFFQRLRLPPHFYSFTSSLNVMRWDNCLLTSVLAGQNLTGVRTSKGKKECLWEALTVVQSRVMRLENDKSYRQLVRYLNAVQCPESAGLVNLRKKLCFYICKYGDFSNAAYSLIVPRGTQGNICKYFTPALFELHMAMLRLRSCPPGNEAEWTDVWGPQSGSPLKRGLLIRTALHILFCNNNLFRESKCWSSLVRMWCMSEMLSKEGRVMPLCLYEPDKVFLQKVMSSSCSILDELQRVPNVFLPQPFHKVFHNTAELILIVQAVVRFLMATMPPLKGMLELIAAFGLNHWALSLLIEGISSMSDLLWQFVSCVNRELHEEEQRILELLINRGPNYVSHLVPVFLLHHSEGVRSVGFCFIDFVLKNMAHIPWSGTLGNCLEMKVLPFSHSYSISQGEQKRLTANIGRLITRS, via the exons ATGGCGTTGCAGCCGGAAGTGCGTCACAGCCCGGAACCGGAAAAGCGGCGGGCCGCGAAATTTCAGCTGAAAG CCGTCGCCATGAGATCCGGAGGGGAGGGCCGCTGTGATGACACCGCGTCGCTGGAGGCGGCCGTCCCGGAGGAGAGGAGCGTCATCGTGATCAGCGACGACGAGGGAGAAGTGTCCCTGGGGCTGGGGAACTCGGTGCTGCTGATAGAAGACGCCGGCG aagatTCAATTTTACAAGAGAAGAAAACGTTGGAGGTGTTGGATGAAGAACTGGCCATAACCTTCAGCAGGAAGGCGCACGTGATGCCCCACGCCAGATACGACTGCTCAATGCACCCCTTTAC CCGTTTTGAGGAAGAGACTCAGATCCCCATAGAGAAGAACGCCAGCTTCTGTGCCGAGTGCTACTGCTACCTGTGTGACAAGCCTGCCTCCGAG TGTTTACACTGGACAGCTCCAGAATATTGCCACTGCAATGCCCACAACAAGAGCCAATACTGGAAGCAGCAGCGAGACGTCGCCCTGGTCGGGGTGCTGACTGTGTTCAACCTCGACCTTACGGAGATAGACACAGAGCTTAAGGAGGGCG GAAACAAACTTCATTGCTTCTTGCTGGATTTATGGCCCGTGTACCAAGAATACTTAAAGGGCTCATTGCTGAAGCGTGACACGGTGGAGCGCTGCCTCTGCTCATGCCATAAGGGGAAGGCTGTGAACCACAAATGTAACATGTGCGCCCTGAATCACACGCTGGTCAAGTTTTTCAA TTACACTCAAGTCCATAAGACGGTGACGGATTTTTTAAACCACATAGATGaggagaagcccaaggctgcggcCGTCATGCTGCTTGGCACGGCCAAAGAGCTAATCATTCATAAGGTGCTACCTAA CCCATTTACCTTGAAAGATCCACTTGCAAATATTAAAGATTCGTCCGTCAACCTGATGACAAG AATAATGACCACTCTACAAAGGCTGCTGGTTTTGAAGGAATATCCGAAGACTCTTTATGACAAATTTGTTGGCTTCTTTCAGCGTTTAAGACTTCCTCCGCACTTCTACTCCTTCACATCCAG CCTGAACGTCATGAGATGGGACAACTGTTTACTAACCTCCGTACTGGCCGGACAGAACCTAACCGGGGTCCGAACAAGCAAAGGCAAAAAGGAGTGTTTGTGGGAAGCGCTGACTGTGGTCCAGTCCAGGGTGATGAGGCTGGAGAACGACAAAAG TTACAGACAGCTGGTGCGCTACCTGAACGCCGTGCAATGCCCGGAGTCGGCCGG CCTTGTCAACCTGAGGAAGAAGTTGTGTTTTTATATTTGCAAATACGGAGACTTCTCGAATGCCGCCTATTCACTGATTGTGCCCAGGGGGACGCAGGGAAACATCTGCAAGTACTTTACTCCTGCCCTCTTCGAGCTTCACATGGCCATGCTGCGGTTAAGGAGTTGCCCCCCAGGAAACGAGGCTGAGTGGACGGACGTGTGGGGCCCTCAGAGCG GTTCGCCATTGAAGAGGGGGCTTTTGATCCGGACAGCACTCCATATACTCTTCTGTAACAACAACCTATTTCGCGAG TCCAAGTGTTGGAGCAGTCTGGTCAGGATGTGGTGCATGAGTGAAATGCTGTCTAAAGAAGGAAGAGTCATGCCTCTATGTCTATATGAGCCCGACAAAGTGTTCCTGCAG AAAGTGATGAGCTCGTCATGTTCCATCTTGGACGAGCTACAGAGGGTGCCCAACGTATTTCTCCCACAGCCATTTCACAAG GTGTTTCACAACACGGCGGAGCTGATCCTCATCGTTCAAGCAGTCGTCCGGTTCCTGATGGCCACCATGCCACCACTGAAAGGCATGCTGGAGCTGATTGCAGCATTTGGG CTGAACCACTGGGCGCTGTCGCTCCTGATCGAGGGGATCAGCTCAATGTCGGACCTGCTGTGGCAGTTTGTGTCCTGTGTGAACAGGGAGCTGCACGAGGAGGAGCAGCGGATATTAGAGCT ATTAATCAACCGGGGACCTAATTACGTGTCGCACCTTGTGCCCGTGTTTCTTCTACACCACAGCGAGGGCGTGCGATCGGTCGGATTTTGTTTCATAGATTTCGTCTTGAAGAACATGGCGCA TATTCCTTGGTCAGGAACTCTGGGCAACTGCCTGGAGATGAAG GTTCTCCCCTTCTCACACAGTTATAGCATCAGCCAAGGAGAACAGAAGAGGCTGACTGCAAATATCGGGAGGTTGATAACCAGATCCTAA